The segment CAGCCCCATGTGGGTAATATGCCTGTTCAGAGAAGTCCATTTGAGACTCTGAGTCCAGAATTTTTGTTGAGGGCTAATGTAGGCATCCTTTGCTTGCTAAAATTCCAGATTCTGAAGGAAATCAGGTTTCCACTATAATcattatttgtataatttgtCTACGCAGGCTGGTACAGCAGGCATAGCTTTATCATTTAGGTAACAAGCCAAGTTCCACAAGTCACATAGTTGGACACCAGGAGTCTTTCAACATGCCCAAGAACAACTCTGCACGCTCTAACAGCAACTTGCTGTATTGAAACCACCTCTTCCTGTGAGCACAGTTGTTGGGATTCCAACTGAACCTCGAGCATCCTAAGTCACCTTTCTTCTCATCTCAGTCCACTGAGTGTAATTCTGTTGCAAAATACATGGTAGATGCAGTTGTACCAAATTCATAGAGGGTTGAAAGTCCTCATTGCCACATTCAACCAAAACTCTTACCTGGGTTATATTACCAAACAAAAACTTGCTGTAGAAATCACACAAAAGAGTATAGAATTTAGATTTGATTTTGAATCAAAGAGTCACCTATTTGTAGACACGATCCATTACATCTCTTAATTAGATAGATACTCTCATCAAGACATTTAGAAACAACCTTCATCCTGGTATTGATTCTAGAGAATGACTTGTTAAGTTGTAGTTCCAGAGTCaagaatttaaatttagtttGAAAATCAAAGATCTAGAGTCTCAGcccagagaaaaagagaacttcAGAACAAAGGCAAGACCAGGGACAAGATTTCCATGATGAGAGGGTTCAAGGTACAGAAGCTACACAAAATGGCACCAGCCTCACTAGCAGCTGTTTTATTCCTTAGGACCCAGGACTGGGACACAGAGGCAAGTTCAGCACATCTGATATCTTCACCCTGGGCCCTAAATCTCTTTTGCTCTAAGGTCTTACTCCCCGAAGTGTGGTTGACTGATGGCAGCATTAgatcacttgggaacttgttagaaatgcacccTTCTTATAAGTAAGATCTGGTTTTAACAAGATACTCAGGTGATTCAGatacacattaaagtttgagaagcactgatctagGGCAAGAATTGGccaactttttctgtgaaggttCAGAGAGTAATttttttaggctttgtgggcctcATGGTCCCTGGGACAACTATTTTAATTGTGCCATAGCAACCTTAGATAATAACGAAAATGAATGGGTGTCGCTTTTTTccaatataactttatttacagaaataggaAATGCCAGACCCTGCCTTAAGCTTTAATATGGAAGAATGTCAAATTTTAGTTGTTCTTTTAATGGAAATCTATTTAGTAGCTTGTGTACATAGCTATATTCATAAACTTGTTGTTTTCCCCCACTGCTTTAGTTGTCCCACTGGCTGATTACTATATCATTGCTGGAGTGATCTATCAGGCACCAGACTTGGGATCAGTTATAAACTCTAGAGTGGTAAGTGTCTTCACATTCTTTAACtactaaagaaaacatttaattgaGCTACTTGCTTCCAAGAATCAAACAGGAGCTCCTCTCCCTTGTGTAAGTTGGTATAAAGCATTGAGTATTAGAATGTTTTGAGCATTGGTTACTCTGGGCCATCTCCGTGTTAAAAGTGTATACCACAGCCCCAGCAATATAGAAATTCAGGTTCTGAAAAGCAGGGAATTACTGTCTTTGCAATTGTAATATTTCTGTATTTGGAAATTTTGGTTGATCGAATGAAAaattcagaattcattttcttcttacaaGCTTACTGCAGTACATGGCATTCAGTCAGCTTTTGATGAAGCTATGTCATACTGTCGATATCATCCTTCCAAAGGGTATTGGTGGCACTTCAAAGATCATGAAGAGCAAGGTAGGTAGACACCTAGACCCTACTAAAATACTGTTTGGTGCTCTGAGAATGAAGCTGTTTTCTTTAGGAAGATGGCTATTGATGATTTGTAAatgtgttttacttctttggAAGATTCTTCATAGGATGAATGATGATGTTGTCACAGCTACAATACATGTATCTAGATGTGATAATAGCTTTCCTATAGGAGCAGATATAAATTTTAATCTGTTAGGGTAAGTGGTAATCTTTGATAAGTGGATTCAAGGTTTTTACATATTTGGAGCATGCAGAGAAAATCATTGATGAGGAATGAGTAACAATATTTCTTGCTTACCTAACTGTTGAATCATCTTGAAATTTGGAACCTGAATCCCTCCAGTCTTAAAAGTAAGGGAGATGCTCTTAGAGCCTTATCTCTGGATGACCAGTCTGTTTTCTGATCTTTCCATGTTATCATCTGTTGTGACGCTAGGTTTCCTAGTTTCCATAGCTGCTAATCTGCTTCTTGTTTTACACAGTATTTTACCAATAAGAGTACTTCTAGAAATGTGTCTGTAGCAGTATATTTATAGTCTGTATTTCCTTCTCTGAGAATTAGCAACTCAGAGTAAATTATTGATGGAAAAATAGCCTTTAAATAGAATTCAGACCTGTGGAATGGTCTCTCAGATACAGCTGTATTTATTCTTAACAGTGGTGCAGGCTGCAACATTGGGTGTAGGAAAGTTTGTATTGATTAAGTAAATTTCTCAGAGCTCTTTGCCCCTACCCTAATGAAATGTTTGGAGTAAAACTTATCTGGAACCCTTCATTTAGAGACAGTATCCCAATATCTCCCATCCCAGGGAAAATTACAACATATCGTTAATCTTGCCTTGATCTTCTGTTGTTTGGTCTGTCCTGTTTTTCAGTGAATTATAGTCTTCATAATTGAGTATGGTAACGTGGTGAAAGTTGCATTTTCCATTTGCACCTATTAGGTTTTATGGGAAAAGACCAtttaatacacttaaaatatagaaaaaataatctggATTGTGATTTCAGTTATGGAAAATTCTAgacttaaaattctgttttctatcCATGCTTATATACTAAAACTAAAGTATCTTTAAAAGACATATcagctttttaaatgttagaatgTTAACTTCGTTTAAGAGGGAGCATTAGAATACTTCTGTGTATATGTTGTGTGTAATTTATTTTGGGGATTAACTTCTAACtagcagccattaaaaataatgaagtttgaGTATATTCATGCTGGACAaagatttgtaaaatataaaacaccaaaCTAGGCAATGTTTTGATTGGGACTTCATATTTTAATAGATAAAGTCAAACCTAAaaccaaaaggaaagaagaacCAAGCTCTATTTTCCAGAGGCAGCGTGTGGATGCTTTACTCCTAGACCTCAGACAAAAATTTCCACCCAGATTTGTGCAGGTAATGAGAGCATACATGATACTTTTGATTTGACATTTTttcctggcattttttttttaattgagaactATTTTACATGTGAcctaaaattttgattttcatctttaattaaaaaatgatctcTCACTCAGAGGAGAGGTTTACAAAGACTTAGTGGAGGAAGTGGGTAAAGGGAATAGAACTAACGCTGTTCTGTGCTCTTTTGAGTGTTTGCAAACTACGAGCACTGCAGGCAGACAATATTCTCCTTTAGAAGGTTGCTTGCTGGAAGTGTCCTAGACGGTAACAAAACTAGAATCTGAAACTTAGGCTGTATGAAACTTATGCTATGTGCTCCCTTCCAGCCTGATACAGTTCTTAAACAACATAATAGTTAAAACTTTTGtaataaaagaatagaatatttgagGTAGAGGGTTTGGCCTGATAAACggaggaataataataaataagttatATGAATTCCATTATGTTATTTGAAGGGGTCCCAACAGCAATCGCAAATCTACCTGCCATTGTACTAAATGAGCTTTTGAACTGAAGTAGGTATGAGATGGAATATGTGAACATGTTATTCTCATGGTTAGTTTTAGTTCTTATGGACCTTTACAGGACACAGTTGGAATTCAAGATAGGAAAGCAAGTTTAGAGAAATCTCATGATTGCACTTGAAGATGAAACAGCatctgatgaataaatgaaattatagctGTGTGTAGAGTAATGAGTACCCACTATAGAGTGTAAGAGGTTAGATGTGGTGGACCATTCACTCAGTGAGTATAGAGTATATGCTAGGGAGTCTGGGGGAAGAACAGCTAGACCTTCCAAGGATAGTAGCCGTTAGGTACATGTGACTAATTAGCATTTGAAACATGGATAGTCCATATTGAGTTGTGATATAAGTGTGAAAAACCACACTGGATTCAAAGACTTAGtacagaaaaactaaaatattgataatttaaaaatattgattatatgttaaaatgataatatttcagCTATATTtggttaaaaacataaaattcatctatttctttgtgagaatgtgactactagaaaatttaaaattacgtaTATATCTTGCATTTGTGGctctcattatatttcttttggacaGTGCTGGacctagaaaaaaatgggaatagaACATGCAAAACCAGAAACATGAAGGAGTGCTAATGAACATAtactcagaaaacagaaagtctttagtttgttcttttttcctagttctttgaggtgtaatTAGATAGTTTATTTGagaactttctttctttttaatataggcatttattgctatcagcttccctcttagtactgcttttgctgcatcccataagttttggtatgttgtgttttcatttctctccataTAATGTCTGATTTccctcttgatttcttctttgaccccttGGTTGTTCAGGAGTATGTTAATTTTCACATGAGTTAGCAGAAGGAAAGACCTATTAATgattagagcaaaaataaatagagactagaaaaacaatagaaaaaaaactcaatgaaataaagagttggtgttctttaaaagataaacaaaattgacagaactttagctagactaacaaaaaagagaaaagactaaaataaataaaattagaaaatgaaagaggagacattgcAACTGATTCCACAGAAACAACAGGGTCATAAGAGACAAGACTGCTGTAAACAATAATATGCCAACAAAGTGAATAATCTATAAGAAGTACTTGGAAACAtgcaacctaccaagactgagtcatgaagaaacagaaaatcagaacagATCAGAAATGAATACggagattaaatcagtaatcacGAACCTCACAACAAGTAAAAGTCTAGGACCggatgacttcacaggtgaattctaccaaatgtttaaagagaaTTAGCACcagttcttctcaaactcttccaaaaaactgaagggAAAGGAACACTTTCagattcattttatgaggccagcattacacCAAAGACAAAGAcactaaaagaaaactacagtccaatatccctgatgaatatagatgtaaaaatactTAGTGAAATAGTAGCAAACCGAATCCAACAGCGCATGAagaggatcatacaccatgatcaagtgggatttatccctcggatgcaaggatggttcagtATACTAAAGTAAATCAGTGCAATACACCACATGATcagaacaaaggataaaaatcacatgatcacctcaaagatgcagaaaaaacatttgacaaaatccaacacccttctatgataaaaatcctcaacaaactaAGTATTAAAGGAATGTACCTctacataataaagtccatatgtgacaaacccacagctaacatactcagctttgaaaaacaaagcttttcctctaagatcaggaaaacgACAAGGATGCTAACTCCTCACACTTCTTTCCAACGTAGTACTGGAGGGAGTCCTAGCCAGAGAAactaagcaagaaaaagaaataaaaggcatccaaataggaaaagaaatcagactgtctctgcagatgacatgatcgtATACATAGTAAACCCTAAAGCTTCCACTaaaaaaaacttagaattaatcaatgaattcagtaatgtTGTAGGGTATAAAATCAACACTCAAAAATTGGTTGCATTTCTATGCACTAACAACAAACTACctgaaaaagcattaaaaaaaaattagggacaaactttgtttccagctttattgaggtataattggcatgTAACGTAGTgtaagtttaaagtatacaatgtgtTGATCTgatatgtattgcaaaatgattactaccatagcattagctaacacctctatcacgtcacataattaccattttttttgtagtgagatcatttaagatttactctcagcaactttcaagtatgtaagatagtattaactataatcaccatgttgtacattattagcttcccagaacttatttatcttataactggaaatttgtaccctttgaatAACATCTCCCCATGATtgtcccctccaccccctcaGCCACTGGTAACTAAAACTTACTTTCTGTTTATATGAATTTGgcctttttagattccacttaagTGATATAGTATtagtctttctctgacttatttcatttagcataatgccttcaaggttcattcactttttgttttttagatttttattggggaaggggaacaggactttattggggaacagtgtgtacgtccaggacttttttccaagtcaagttgtcctttccatcttagttgtggagggcgcagctcagctccaggtccagttgccgttgctagttgtagggggcgcagcccaccatcccttgcgggagtcgaaccggcaaccttgtggttgagaggacacactccaaccaactgagccatctggaggcagctcagctcaaggtgccatattcaatcttagttgcaggggtcggagcccaccatcccttatgggactcgaggaattgaactggtaaccttgtggttgagagcccactggcccatgtgggaattgaaccggcagccttcagagttaagagcatggagttgtaactgcctgagccatcgggccggccccacttttttttttttgtaaatgacaGAATTGTCTTTGTtctcaaggctgaataatatttcattgtgtttgtatatatacgagtgtgtgtgtgtgtttgtgtgtttgtgtatgtgtgtatgtgtgtattggaTTCTACTTAGCTGCTTTTTGTAATCATTGTAGCCTGGGTGCAGAAGCAAAGGGCTTTGTAGGTTCTCAAGGGTTATTTATGTTTGACTCTTGTTCTAGCtttagatttgtcttttctggaaTAAGTCAATaagaaggagaaaatgataaatttttatgGTACATGGTTCCTCTTCATTGAagtcatttataatataatttgaataaaggtgtaattttaataagaattatgaaatgaagaagaaaacttgTCTAACCTGCTTTGTTTTCCTCtacttctcctccttcccttttctttttttaattacagcaAAAATCTGGAGAAAAGCCTGTCCCAGGTATGGTTCATCTGATACTCTTATTAAACTTGAAATGAGACCAAAATAGCTTGTTCAAATCAGTAACAACTATAGCATGTTAGATGAGCTGTGGTCGTTTTGTCCTTCTGGATTCATTGTAGTTTGTTACTCCTGGCCTTTGAGATGGCTGAATTGCCCAAAGATAATGCTTTTGTGGTAGTGatattagaatttaaaagatGGAGTGGGAAGAGTAGGTATTGAGGAGGTGTGGAAAACCAAGGTGATTTCAGGTTGGTTTTAGTTCAAATCTCAGCATGCTGAAAAAGGTCTTCTGTTTCATCACTGAAAAGAGGTATTGAACTATCCAGTGAACTGGGATGGAAAATAATGGgtgcaaaaatatgtatacacattttaagaaaggaaaaactattaaaattgtaatactcagtatataccaataacaaaagatgaatgaatacaagtcacgtttgacttctgcaattacaagaggtgctccatgtggttaccatcagcgtccagacacttctgattatggcgaactactgcttgagcaacatcgACAGAGTGTCCGCTTGTATTGCTGTGAATGccgttccaatttcttcacacagtacCATGTGTTTGAAACTTATCATGAATGCGTGCAGTggttaggcgtgttggaggtgCTGTTACACACTCACACCTCCATTGTCGTTGTACTTGCACAACgctctcgaatttcaaataccacttcaaaatggtcttgcgctcctcgaacaactgtgcttctgccattttctttgactgtcctgcctgtcgcatggtgacgcttgcattcatttgattaacaccatcttttgagcgaacgtcatactatatacattgctaccataattcaacttcgaaaagtaataaatagataacatctcttaaaatgtgtatacttcttTTTTTGACTCCCTTGGTATTTTGGTTATGTGTAGTATCTTATTGCAATCTTGTGTTTTTGTCTAGTATCAAGAATTTGTTTGGGTAAATGGGTTGTTATACATCTGCCCGGTGAAACAGCTAAATTTAGAACTTGAGATATGCAGTTCTAAATGAATTTGAGCGCCTCAACCATTCACATTAAGTGTTGTCTAAATTGGTCTCATCTCCATCCTTCTGCCCCTccaaaaaatactttcttttgatGTGTAGTGGATCAgacaaagaaagaggcagaacctATACCAGAAACTGTAAAATCTGAGGAGAAGGAGACTACAAAGAACATCCAACAGACAGTGAGCACTAAAGGCCCACCTGAAAAACGGATGAGACTTCAGTGAGTATTGGACAAGAGAGAAGCTTGCAAGACTTCCCTTGTCCGTTATTGTACCTCATCACTGTGCCGGGCTCTTGAACTTCAAAATTTTTGTCAAAACCCTCTCATTTGTATAGGATGTACTTGTTCTTTAAGAAAGGATGTAAGGACCCTCATGCTTTAGATAGGAATGTTTTCATGTATCTTTTGTAACCTTTCCCCTTGGACTGGAGCAGCCTCCTTATTTGTATTGCTacatttaaaaccaaataaagGTATTTGTATAAATTATCATCACCTTCTATCCCGTGTTTCTCTCTCCAAGGTGTTTCCAGATGCTCTTTGTAAACACAAAGGATTGATGTGAAAATAGTAACTAAGCTTATTTTCTTATGTTAGTTGTATATTCctcaatattaaaataataaagttaccAACAATTTGAaggataaagaaatggaaaaaaactcACTTATCTACACTGTCACCCTACAAATGCTATAATGTGTTgtgaattttctctcttctttttctgtgcatAGATATTTTAGAAACCAGTTTATAATTGTTCACATAATTTTACTTTAACATATTATGATGTCTGTTGTAAGCACTTCCCCATGtttacttagtttttatttttatagagcaTTTATTTTAGTGACTGAGGAATTCCTGTGATTGTGTTTCCTTAAAATCTTCATGTGTTCTACTTAGGTTTTCCccaatttgcattattttaaaaataaggccGCGTGTTTACATTTGTGTATAATGACTTTTCAGTATTTAGCgtttatttccttaggatagagTCCCAGTGGTAGAATCACTGGAATCTACTTTTTTGCTCCTAGTCCATATTGCCAAGTTGTTTTTCTCAAAAGGTTTGGATCACTTGTTACTAATAGCGAGGTATGAAAATACCAAGTTCTCCAGAATCTCACTACTACCACTTGTTTTTAGTGCTAATTAAGTAACAAAAAATGgtgttttattatgttaagtggtTGAATAATttctcatctttgtcttttgcttttatgaaatgtCTCATTTTCTGTATTGTATAAGATTTTTCCAGTTAAAGAAATGTTGAGACCTAGCTGTACACAGATGGAGTCATGTTTAATATGTGTTTCTTCTGTTGCTTTTGAGACATTCTGAGTAATTGAAACTATCGTCCACCACTAGGACCAACTGTACAAAGGGCCAGTAGGTCCACCAGCTCTGGGAACTTTGTGGCAGTTTTGAGTTCTCTGCCTCCAACTCCAGTTTCTGATGTATTTCCTCTTCCATTAAGCCACATGGGTGGGAATTAAGTCTCGTTAACTGTCTGTCTTATGCAATTGGTGTTCAAATGTGGTAGAGGGCCTTATGGGCTAGATTTCACAAGTGAATTTTTAGCTGTAACATCCCTTGAAAGGCCCCCAAATATGTACAGAGGACAATCATTGACTCCGGGACCCCTCTATATAACCGTGATAGTTATTCtggacaaagagctgattctccTGGAGGGCACGCTGCTTTGTGTAGTAGGTGAACATTGGTAGTTGTCTGGAAACCAGGAGGTTTTTAGGCTGTAGACAAGTGCTGCGGGATGTGGCTCTCCAAGTGCATGTTGTAGGCTGTCTGGTAGAGGGGGCCTTCTGGGGAATCAGCACTTGGGTGAGGCCTGAGCGAGTTTAAACCTAATGAGTATTCTGCAATTGTTGGGTACAGTATTTTACATGTGTCAGCTAGGTTAATTTGATTAACCTTAAAccttttatttcataaacattactaattattattattattattttggggtCTGATTGTTCAATCAGTTGCTGACAGAAGTGTGTTAATATCTACAAAGtagattttggatttttctgtttctccattttgttctctcaacatttggtttatatattttgaagctgtTAAGCAGATACACATTCctgttgaattttgtcatattAAATATGTCTTTATCTTTGTAACTACATCTGGTAggtatttctcttttctgaactAGATCTTGACAGATAGATGTAACTATATCAAAAGATGTAACTACATCCTTTTTAGTAATTAATATGGCTTGTTTCCTTAATTTTGCCaatataaattagtaaaatattgtcattattttggaGTAGAAGTTTTCTCAATTCAGACATTGAACTTGTTCCTCTGGAACATGTTGAGTTTGATTCTGATTTGCATTCAGAACCAATACAGGGTGGTAGAAGTATGTTTAGAGGAGACTAGGCATCCCCTTGCAGGGTACCTGAGTTAATTACAGGGTCTCAGGCCAGAGGTGGCAGACTTCTCAGACAGGAGAGGTCTAGGTTCCTTCTAGTAAAGGAGACCCAGGGATACTTGGGCAGCTGTAGATACTCAGAATCAATGAAGTCCAGCTGGAATTCCCCTTTGCAAGTATCAAGGTTTTTCCCCTTTTCAGCCACTGTCCTAACTTTCCCACATGAGTCTTGGCAAATCTGTGTCTTCAACTTACGTTGTGATTCTGTAAGTCCATAATTAAAATCTGATTTTCTGTGAGGTTGACCCTGCGCCTAAAACAAAGGAGAGATCATTATCAGCTCTCTGAGCTGAGAATTTAGAATCTTGAGATTCGTTGTGCAAATTTCTCCAGTAGACTTCATGGCCACACTGCCCCTCGGTCCTTGAGCTACTTACATCATCACAGCCCTCGCTTGGTCCCCCACACACTTGCTTCAATAGGGCACTTCATCACAATCAATATTGGGTGGCAATTTAATTAACTGTGATGCCGCTACATGCCCATTCCCCATTGGACAGGAGTTCAGCAGTGTGTTAAAGCCACGACAGGTCCAAACCAATCCCAAAGTTTCATGTTGTTGGTCTCTCTTGGCAGCACTCTTGGTACCAAGTCCTATATCTGCCAAGATCTGgtccagaaaagagaaaaaaaacaccaagaatAATTAATACAGGGAATTCTTGAAAAGGTGCTAGAGACctgaaaagataaaaagggaacACTGAGGTACACAGAGGTGTGAGTTGCCAGAAGGAGATCTACTCCCTAAGAATGGGGGAACAAAGGGAAGTTAGGGTTATAACATGGAAGTTGTTGTAATGGGCCTCATAAATCTAGAACGGAACTGTAGAAGATAGGGCCTTGCCCGGGTGATGCTGGTAATTTAGGGACTCAGAAAGGGGCTTTGTGGCACCGTTAGCTGTGCCTCTTCTAAGGTAATGCTGAGTTGGTGCTGGTTTCTTAGGGACTTGGAAGAAGTTCCTCCAAAACTCGGACTCAGATTTTGCAGAGAGGTGCTGTATGTGTGGGGCTTCTATCAAGGCACTTTGTGGAGTGGCCGGGAACATCTGAGAAAGGCTGGTGTGGGTTGCCTAGGGTATAAGAGCTTGGCTGTACATGTCTGGTTCTCAGACTTCTGGGGAGGGTGCACTGTCAACCAGGTATTCGTACCTTTGGCAGGGCTTGATGAAGCTGGTTCTGGGATTGTGGTAACCAACCCTCACCACCAGAGCAAGGCCCCATTGCTGGGGATTCACAGTCGTAACAGTAGGCAGGTAGGACAAGTCCCTTGTCCTccccttttatcttttcttctccctctagCGAGTACCCTTCTTGATAAAATTTCAGGAAGCCAAATAGCAATGAAGAAATAACACCATCCAGAGTCTCAGCTCCAGCTTCATAGACAAAGTATAAATTCTAGTTTTGGAGTTTACAAAATAGTTGATAATCAGCATAAGAAGCTATCAGCAAAATGCTGCCATAGCTTCTGTGGTGACAGCTAATAGCAGGTGACATTTTCTGTGTGAACCTGTCTGAtacctttttttgtattttgttcagCTGTGGCTCACTACATCGATTTCATGACCCTGTATGGTTTGTGAcccaagtttgagaaacactgatataGGCCATGACTGACTGAGTGGAGGAGACGTGGTAAGATATGGGTTTTGAGGAGTTTGAAGTAGCTGCTGGAAATAGAAGAAAGAGCTAATGACTGGTGCGGAGGAAGATTCACACATTGCTTGAAGTGCTGGTAATGTTAGAAGGAAAGGCTCTGGTGTGACACCAGTTCACATAATTAATGGTTATGATGTTCCTTCAGAGTTTGTCTAGGGAGTAATGCAGCGGTGACAAAGACTGGTGTTTATTGCCAAGAATCTTGGCAATAAACTTTTCTGTTATTACCACATCATATAATCCTCTTCCAGTGAACGCTTTCTCATCTTAATACCCTCAGTTTGAGGATATCACGAAGAAAGACATGGAGA is part of the Rhinolophus sinicus isolate RSC01 linkage group LG03, ASM3656204v1, whole genome shotgun sequence genome and harbors:
- the MED6 gene encoding mediator of RNA polymerase II transcription subunit 6, with translation MAAVDIRDNLLGISWVDSSWIPILNSGSVLDYFSERSNPFYDRTCNNEVVKMQRLTLEHLNQMVGVEYILLHAQEPILFIIRKQQRQSPTQVVPLADYYIIAGVIYQAPDLGSVINSRVLTAVHGIQSAFDEAMSYCRYHPSKGYWWHFKDHEEQDKVKPKTKRKEEPSSIFQRQRVDALLLDLRQKFPPRFVQQKSGEKPVPVDQTKKEAEPIPETVKSEEKETTKNIQQTVSTKGPPEKRMRLQ